In the Candidatus Omnitrophota bacterium genome, one interval contains:
- a CDS encoding sugar ABC transporter substrate-binding protein, whose translation MKRFNGFLAFIVILVFALQITGCGPGEGTGKPKKVPVKVAFWGSPEEIGIITEMLKNWQKTHPEIQVKLEHIPFGSYVSKILTEIAGRSAPDIIASEVNMFVSFADKDVFLDLKPFVDKDKSFNLGDFFPEVVDRYTVDGKILGIPRDTAPFACVYYNKKLFDEAGLPYPTDDWDWNDLLDKAKKLTKVDKDGKVVQYGFYSDMWPNFILSEGGRIVDNVKHPTKCLMNSPESMEGLQFLVDLSHKYKVSPTSNTFRNLGLGVIQMFMMQRVAMFHSGIWETPIVRKVKDFDWDVAMFPKSPKGIRKFATGGTAYGILKTTKYPEQAWEVLKALSGDEGQIMLAESGLAQPANKKIAEGEHFAGSNKPPLNKKMLIEAVKYCVYDPFNFKWREIREKYINPEFDLVFNGLKPVKEAVNAIVPKANELLKEGR comes from the coding sequence ATGAAAAGGTTTAACGGATTTTTGGCGTTTATTGTCATCCTGGTTTTCGCGTTGCAGATAACGGGCTGCGGGCCCGGGGAAGGGACGGGAAAACCCAAGAAAGTGCCGGTGAAGGTCGCTTTCTGGGGAAGCCCGGAAGAGATAGGGATAATCACCGAGATGCTAAAGAACTGGCAGAAGACCCACCCGGAGATCCAGGTAAAATTGGAGCATATACCTTTCGGGAGCTATGTCAGCAAGATACTGACCGAGATCGCAGGGCGGTCGGCGCCGGATATCATAGCCTCGGAAGTGAACATGTTCGTATCTTTCGCCGATAAGGACGTCTTCCTTGACCTCAAACCTTTTGTGGATAAGGACAAATCGTTCAATCTCGGGGACTTCTTCCCCGAGGTCGTGGACAGGTACACTGTCGACGGCAAAATCCTCGGCATCCCGAGGGATACCGCGCCGTTCGCGTGCGTTTATTATAATAAGAAACTTTTCGATGAAGCGGGTCTGCCTTATCCCACGGATGACTGGGACTGGAACGATCTCCTGGACAAGGCGAAGAAGCTGACCAAGGTGGATAAAGACGGAAAGGTGGTCCAATACGGTTTTTACAGCGATATGTGGCCTAACTTCATCCTTTCGGAAGGCGGAAGGATCGTTGATAACGTGAAGCATCCCACCAAATGCCTGATGAATTCCCCGGAATCGATGGAGGGATTGCAGTTCCTGGTCGACCTCTCACACAAATACAAGGTTTCGCCCACATCTAACACGTTCCGCAACCTCGGCCTCGGCGTCATCCAGATGTTCATGATGCAGAGGGTCGCGATGTTCCATTCGGGGATATGGGAGACGCCTATTGTCAGGAAGGTGAAGGATTTTGACTGGGATGTCGCGATGTTCCCCAAGAGCCCGAAGGGGATAAGGAAATTTGCGACCGGCGGGACCGCATACGGCATACTCAAGACGACCAAATATCCGGAGCAGGCATGGGAAGTCCTGAAGGCGTTAAGCGGCGATGAAGGCCAGATAATGCTTGCCGAGTCAGGGCTGGCCCAGCCGGCAAACAAGAAGATAGCGGAGGGCGAACATTTCGCCGGCAGCAACAAGCCTCCGCTCAACAAGAAGATGCTCATCGAAGCGGTTAAATACTGCGTATACGACCCGTTTAACTTCAAGTGGCGGGAGATCCGCGAGAAGTATATAAATCCGGAGTTCGACCTCGTTTTTAACGGCCTTAAGCCGGTAAAGGAAGCGGTGAACGCGATAGTGCCTAAGGCCAACGAGCTATTAAAAGAAGGAAGATAG